The window AAATGCCCTATTGCCGATACCTGGTGGCAAACAGAAAATGGCGGGTTAATGATATCGCCAATTTGTAACGTTACGCCAACTAAACCGGGGTATGCAACCCTGCCGTTGCCAGGCGTACAACCGGTTTTGGTTGACGAAAATGGTAAAGTGATAGAAGGTAATGGCGTAAGCGGTAACCTTTGTATTAAATTCCCATGGCCGGGTATGTTGCGTACTACTTATGGCGACCATGAGCGCTGCCGCACCACCTATTTTGCTACCTACGAAAATATGTATTTTACCGGCGACGGTTGTTTACGCGACGAAGATGGTTACTACCGTATTACAGGCCGTGTTGATGATGTATTGAATGTATCGGGCCACCGTATTGGTACCGCCGAGGTAGAGAATGCCATAAACATGCACAGCAGCGTTGTTGAATCGGCGGTTGTTGGTTACCCGCATGATATTAAGGGGCAGGGTGTTTATGCTTTTGTGGTATGCCCTAACCAGCATGGCGATTCGGAACTTGCTCGCAAGGATATCACCATGACTGTTGCCCGGATAATAGGCGCCATAGCCAAACCAGACAAAATCCAGTTTGTAACCGGGCTGCCAAAAACAAGGTCGGGAAAAATTATGCGCCGTATTTTACGCAAAATAGCCGAGGGGGAAACATCAAACCTGGGCGATACATCTACCTTGCTTGACCCTGCCGTGGTTGAAGAAATTAAAGCGGGAGCTTTGTAGGAGAGAATCAAGAATTAAGAGTCAAGAATCAAGATTGAAATCTTTGGTTCTCGACTCTTTGTTTTTGTTCGATGATGCTCAGGCTTAACTCTTTTTTAATATAACTTGCATCATTCTATCTTAATTGTATGAATAAACGACAGTTGTATCGTGCATTTCTTTTCCTTTGCTTAGGAGCGTCAACGGCTTTTTTTTCTTTTAAAGGCCGCCCATCTGCACGATACCGGCTCGATTTTTTTACCAAAGACAACCAGTTTTACCTTTGCGATTCGGCGTTTACCGGTGAAACCGGCGATCCCGCTTTTTGGACGTCCTCTGCATATAACGATAGGATGGCGACAGCGAAAGACAGGGATATAGTTGGCCTTAGCATTGAAAGTTTTGGCCATGTAAAAGCACAGCTTGATATACTGGATGCTGCAAGCAGGGAAAAAGATTTTAAAAAATACGATCACGTGGTTGAGGCTGGCCTGAGGATAAGTTCAGGCATACTGGAAGTGCTTGATTATCCCGATAGCAAAATTCAACTGAAAGCCATTGTAACGCCGGGCTACTACCGCATCAGGGTTTATTCGTACGGCCTGGCCAATAATGATCCCGAAGCGGATGAGGGTACAGACCATTACAAAATAGAACTATGGCCCTCCCATGATTTTGAACGAAAAGTGCTGAAGCAGTTTGTTGGTGAATAGAATCAAGATGCAAGAATCAAGAGTTAAGATTTTTTGTTTTAGCCGATAACTGATTTCTAATCGCCCATGTGCGCTTTTGTCTTAATTCTTAACTCTTGATTCTTCTCAAAAACCATATTATTCCCCGGGTGTTATACAAATACATCTAAATAAAAAACATCATGGATAAATTACAAATTAAGGGCGGCTGGAACGAGTTGAAGGGCAAAATAAAACAAGCCTACGGCGATCTTACCGACGATGATTTAACTTACGAAGAAGGTAAAGACGATGAAACATTAGGGAAACTCCAGCAAAAAACCGGCAAAACGCGCGATGAACTGGTGAAATGGATAAACAGTTTATAATAAGGAAAAAGGCTCCGGGAACGGGGCCTTTTTATTTGAAAACCTTTGCAAGTTCTATTGCAA is drawn from Mucilaginibacter ginsenosidivorax and contains these coding sequences:
- a CDS encoding CsbD family protein, with the translated sequence MDKLQIKGGWNELKGKIKQAYGDLTDDDLTYEEGKDDETLGKLQQKTGKTRDELVKWINSL